In the genome of Falsirhodobacter halotolerans, one region contains:
- a CDS encoding TM2 domain-containing protein, with product MLDTQQQILIEQRVTNQAKSTGASYLLWFFLGTFGVHRFYLGRPGTGFAMLALMLLGVLTFGITSLIVLVWWVVDLFLIPGMIAGDKDRLRARLTAEMLR from the coding sequence ATGCTCGACACCCAACAGCAGATCCTGATCGAACAGCGCGTGACCAATCAGGCGAAATCCACGGGGGCCAGCTATCTCCTGTGGTTCTTTCTGGGCACGTTCGGCGTGCACCGCTTCTATCTCGGGCGGCCCGGCACGGGGTTTGCGATGCTGGCGCTGATGCTTCTGGGGGTGCTGACCTTCGGCATCACCTCGCTCATCGTGCTGGTCTGGTGGGTGGTGGACCTGTTCCTGATCCCCGGCATGATCGCCGGGGACAAGGATCGCCTGCGCGCCCGGCTGACCGCCGAGATGCTGCGTTAA
- a CDS encoding carbonic anhydrase, with translation MQDARPLPTYLVQRFHGWRAINYQGNQAWFRRLATEGQHPRAMVIACCDSRVDVAAIFGADSGELFIHRNVANLVPPYNPDNDYHGTSAAVEYAVTSLKVAHVVVLGHSNCGGVKGCLDMCEGNAPALEESTSFVGRWMDILRPGYERVKATAPADPLRELENQAILVSLENLMTFPFVKDAVDQGLLSLHGVWNDIGEGQIEQFDASSRAFKPV, from the coding sequence ATGCAGGATGCACGCCCCCTCCCCACCTATCTCGTGCAACGCTTTCACGGCTGGCGCGCCATCAATTATCAGGGCAATCAGGCCTGGTTCCGCCGCCTTGCCACGGAAGGCCAGCACCCCCGCGCCATGGTCATCGCCTGCTGCGACAGCCGCGTGGATGTGGCCGCGATCTTCGGCGCCGATTCGGGGGAATTGTTCATCCACCGCAATGTCGCGAACCTCGTGCCGCCCTACAATCCCGACAACGATTACCACGGCACGTCGGCGGCGGTGGAATATGCGGTAACCTCGCTCAAGGTCGCGCATGTGGTGGTTCTGGGCCATTCCAACTGCGGCGGGGTGAAAGGGTGCCTTGATATGTGCGAAGGCAACGCCCCCGCGCTGGAGGAATCGACCTCATTCGTGGGGCGCTGGATGGACATCCTGCGCCCGGGATACGAACGCGTGAAGGCCACGGCCCCCGCCGATCCGCTGCGCGAGCTGGAAAATCAGGCGATCCTTGTCAGTCTTGAGAATCTGATGACCTTCCCCTTCGTCAAGGATGCGGTGGATCAGGGACTTTTGTCGCTGCACGGCGTCTGGAACGACATCGGCGAAGGACAGATCGAACAGTTCGACGCCTCCAGCCGCGCGTTCAAGCCGGTTTAA
- a CDS encoding leucyl aminopeptidase family protein, giving the protein MPLSPADATTRPLIAVPAEGLADWLQTQDAATRAWLDGTGFAAALGDVRLVPGPDGAPAFAVIGHGTAAARRRTRFGLAAAARLPAGDWHIEGLDGPDLEEAVLAFLLGRYRFTRYKRGPVEGPRLKLPAGADRLAALARGEWLTRDLINTPAADMGPEELEAATQDLATRCGAALAVTKGDGLRDGFPMIHAVGAGSDRAPRLLDLTWGTTGPHLTLVGKGIVFDTGGLDLKPAASMLLMKKDMGGAATVLGLAQMIMELALPVRLRVLIPVAENAVSGRAMRPGDILTSRKGLTVEVNNTDAEGRLVLADALALAAEGAPDLTISMATLTGAARVAVGPDLAPFFTDNDADAAALQTAAATAFDPVWRMPFWQPYEAMIEPAIADLDNAPAGGMAGAITAALFLRRFAPERYVHFDIYGHQPTDAPGRPKGGSGQGARAILAALPGLLDI; this is encoded by the coding sequence CTGCCTCTCAGCCCCGCCGATGCCACGACCCGCCCCCTGATCGCCGTCCCCGCCGAGGGGCTGGCCGATTGGCTTCAGACACAGGATGCGGCCACCCGCGCCTGGCTGGACGGAACGGGCTTTGCCGCCGCGTTGGGGGATGTGCGTCTGGTGCCGGGACCGGACGGCGCGCCCGCCTTTGCGGTGATCGGGCACGGCACGGCCGCCGCCCGCCGCCGCACGCGCTTTGGTCTCGCGGCGGCGGCGCGTCTGCCGGCGGGCGACTGGCACATCGAAGGGCTGGACGGGCCCGATCTGGAGGAGGCGGTGCTCGCCTTCCTTCTGGGGCGGTATCGCTTCACCCGTTACAAACGTGGTCCGGTTGAGGGGCCGCGCCTGAAACTGCCCGCAGGGGCCGACCGGCTGGCCGCGCTGGCGCGGGGCGAATGGCTGACCCGCGACCTGATCAACACCCCCGCCGCCGACATGGGCCCGGAGGAGCTGGAGGCCGCCACGCAGGATCTTGCCACCCGCTGCGGGGCCGCGCTGGCGGTCACCAAGGGCGACGGCTTGCGCGACGGGTTCCCGATGATCCATGCGGTGGGGGCGGGATCGGACCGCGCGCCGCGTCTTCTGGATCTGACATGGGGCACCACGGGCCCGCACCTGACGCTGGTGGGCAAGGGCATCGTCTTCGATACGGGCGGCCTGGACCTGAAGCCCGCCGCGTCGATGCTGCTGATGAAAAAGGACATGGGCGGCGCGGCCACGGTTCTGGGCCTTGCGCAGATGATCATGGAACTGGCCCTGCCCGTCCGGCTGCGGGTGCTGATCCCGGTGGCGGAAAACGCCGTCTCGGGCCGGGCGATGCGTCCGGGCGACATCCTGACCTCGCGCAAGGGCCTGACGGTGGAGGTCAACAACACCGACGCCGAAGGGCGGCTGGTGCTGGCCGACGCGCTGGCCCTGGCGGCGGAGGGTGCGCCGGACCTCACCATCTCCATGGCGACGCTGACGGGGGCCGCGCGGGTGGCCGTGGGGCCGGATCTTGCGCCGTTCTTCACCGACAATGACGCCGATGCGGCCGCGTTGCAGACCGCCGCCGCGACCGCATTCGACCCCGTCTGGCGGATGCCCTTCTGGCAGCCCTATGAGGCGATGATCGAACCCGCCATCGCCGATCTGGACAACGCGCCCGCGGGCGGCATGGCGGGCGCGATCACGGCCGCGCTGTTCCTGCGCCGCTTCGCCCCGGAGCGGTATGTGCATTTCGACATCTATGGCCATCAGCCGACCGATGCGCCCGGCCGCCCGAAAGGGGGTTCCGGCCAAGGTGCGCGCGCCATTCTGGCCGCCCTGCCCGGTCTTCTGGATATCTGA
- a CDS encoding NlpC/P60 family protein, which yields MDRRLTPATAAVAHESLRGTLDRPRYTQGEARQISQPLVDLLAAPQGARDRQLPMGAPFTVIDRDPHYAFGQAGRDGYCGWVPVTALEPELAQTHWVAAPASHLYPEPRLKTREIASLTMGARVTALGEQDGWTETTKGWLWSAHLRPLGDWMADPVAVAERFLGTPYLWGGNSRSGIDCSGLVQIAHLACGRPCPGDSDQQQALGQTVEGDLQRGDLLFWKGHVALAMDARRMIHATAAFMSVVIEETAVAIRRIETAGGGPVTARRRP from the coding sequence ATGGACCGCCGCCTGACCCCCGCCACCGCAGCCGTCGCCCATGAATCGCTGCGCGGCACGCTGGACCGCCCCCGTTACACCCAAGGCGAGGCGCGGCAGATCTCCCAGCCGCTGGTCGATCTTCTGGCCGCCCCCCAGGGCGCGCGCGACCGGCAGTTGCCGATGGGCGCGCCCTTCACCGTCATCGACCGCGATCCGCATTACGCCTTCGGCCAGGCGGGCCGCGACGGCTATTGCGGCTGGGTTCCCGTGACGGCGCTGGAACCCGAACTGGCCCAGACCCACTGGGTCGCGGCACCCGCCAGCCACCTTTACCCCGAACCCCGCCTGAAAACGCGCGAGATTGCCAGCCTGACCATGGGCGCGCGCGTGACGGCCCTGGGGGAACAGGACGGCTGGACGGAAACCACGAAGGGTTGGCTCTGGTCCGCGCATCTGCGCCCCTTGGGCGATTGGATGGCCGATCCTGTGGCGGTGGCCGAACGGTTTCTGGGCACCCCCTATCTGTGGGGCGGCAACAGTCGCAGCGGCATCGACTGTTCGGGCCTTGTGCAGATCGCGCATCTGGCCTGCGGGCGGCCCTGTCCGGGCGACAGCGACCAGCAACAGGCGCTTGGCCAGACGGTGGAGGGGGATCTGCAGCGCGGCGATCTTCTGTTCTGGAAGGGCCATGTCGCCCTGGCGATGGACGCGCGGCGCATGATCCACGCGACGGCCGCCTTCATGTCCGTGGTGATCGAGGAGACGGCGGTGGCCATCCGCCGCATCGAGACGGCGGGCGGCGGGCCGGTCACCGCGCGGCGGCGTCCTTAA
- a CDS encoding DUF2794 domain-containing protein gives MNAPIPFPEQVHFDRTELGLILSLYGRMVAQGEWRDYGISAMRDLAVFAVFRRTAETPLYRIEKRPALRHRQGMYAVVGMDGQTLRRGADLAQVLRVLEKKSLRVID, from the coding sequence ATGAATGCCCCGATCCCCTTTCCCGAACAGGTCCATTTCGACCGGACCGAACTTGGCCTGATTCTGTCCCTCTATGGCCGGATGGTGGCGCAGGGCGAATGGCGCGATTACGGGATTTCGGCGATGCGCGATCTGGCGGTGTTCGCGGTGTTCCGGCGCACGGCGGAAACCCCGCTTTATCGGATCGAGAAACGTCCCGCGCTGCGCCATCGGCAGGGAATGTATGCGGTGGTGGGGATGGACGGCCAGACCCTGCGCCGGGGCGCGGATCTGGCGCAGGTTCTGCGCGTGCTGGAAAAGAAGTCGCTGCGGGTGATCGATTAA
- a CDS encoding invasion associated locus B family protein: MISTNGCRIGAAMLALAAFTTGAVAQESTNRVATKTDWSVFTEDNPKECWGVSSPKSTANTRNGQPAEVQRGDILLFVTYRPGAGSAGEVSFTGGYPFAGGSTVDVAINGRTFQMVTDGQWAWPADAGADSTILAAMRGGSEAVLTARSSRGTQTQDTFSLMGFTAAMTEAENRCK, encoded by the coding sequence ATGATTTCGACGAACGGGTGCCGGATCGGCGCTGCCATGCTGGCCCTTGCGGCCTTCACGACCGGCGCGGTGGCGCAGGAATCGACCAATCGTGTGGCGACGAAAACCGACTGGAGCGTGTTCACCGAAGACAACCCCAAGGAATGCTGGGGCGTGTCCAGCCCGAAATCCACCGCCAACACCCGCAACGGCCAACCGGCCGAGGTGCAGCGTGGCGATATCCTTTTGTTCGTGACCTATCGCCCCGGTGCGGGATCGGCGGGCGAGGTGTCGTTCACCGGCGGCTATCCCTTTGCCGGCGGATCGACGGTGGATGTGGCGATCAACGGCCGCACGTTCCAGATGGTCACCGACGGGCAATGGGCCTGGCCGGCCGATGCGGGGGCCGACAGCACGATCCTGGCCGCGATGCGCGGCGGGTCCGAGGCGGTGCTGACCGCGCGGTCGTCGCGTGGAACGCAGACGCAGGACACCTTCTCGCTCATGGGCTTCACGGCCGCGATGACGGAAGCCGAAAACCGCTGCAAGTGA
- the rlmN gene encoding 23S rRNA (adenine(2503)-C(2))-methyltransferase RlmN encodes MNATAPITQDVLTLPRKRPEGAKTNIIGLTRAQLHEALVAMGTPEKQAKMRLGQVWQWLYHWGVRDFALMTNLAKDYRTKLAAHFDIALPEVVSRQISEDGTRKYLVRIAGGHEVETVYIPEEGRGTLCVSSQVGCTLTCSFCHTGTQKLVRNLTAGEIVGQLMLARDDLGEWPEQGAPKDETRLVSNIVLMGMGEPLYNFDAVRDAMHVVMDNEGLSLSRRRITLSTSGVVPEIAKTAEEIGCLLAVSFHATTDEVRDKLVPINKRWNIKTLLDALRDYPRLSNSERITFEYVMLKGVNDTDEDARRLVKLIAGIPAKINLIPFNEWPGSAYQRSDWDRIQAFANIIYHAGYASPIRKPRGEDIMAACGQLKSATERARKSRAEIAADAGV; translated from the coding sequence ATGAACGCCACCGCCCCCATCACGCAGGACGTGTTGACCCTTCCGCGCAAGCGGCCGGAGGGGGCGAAGACGAACATCATCGGCCTGACGCGCGCGCAGTTGCATGAGGCGCTGGTGGCGATGGGCACGCCGGAAAAACAGGCCAAGATGCGTCTGGGTCAGGTGTGGCAGTGGCTTTATCACTGGGGTGTGCGCGATTTCGCCCTGATGACCAACCTGGCCAAGGATTACCGCACCAAGCTGGCCGCGCATTTCGACATCGCCCTGCCCGAGGTGGTCAGCCGCCAGATCTCCGAGGACGGCACCCGCAAATACCTTGTTCGCATCGCCGGCGGGCATGAGGTGGAGACGGTCTATATCCCCGAAGAAGGGCGCGGCACGTTGTGCGTGTCGAGCCAAGTCGGCTGCACGCTGACCTGTTCGTTCTGCCACACGGGCACGCAGAAGCTGGTCCGCAACCTGACGGCGGGCGAAATCGTGGGCCAGCTGATGCTGGCTCGCGACGATCTGGGCGAATGGCCGGAACAGGGCGCGCCCAAGGACGAGACGCGTCTGGTGTCCAACATCGTCCTGATGGGCATGGGCGAGCCGCTTTACAATTTCGACGCCGTGCGCGACGCGATGCATGTCGTGATGGACAATGAAGGCCTCAGCCTCTCGCGCCGCCGGATCACGCTGTCCACCTCGGGCGTGGTGCCGGAGATCGCCAAGACGGCGGAGGAGATCGGCTGCCTTCTGGCCGTGTCCTTCCACGCGACCACCGACGAGGTGCGCGACAAGCTGGTGCCGATCAACAAGCGTTGGAACATCAAGACGCTTCTGGACGCGCTGCGCGATTATCCCCGCCTGTCCAACAGCGAACGGATCACCTTCGAATACGTCATGCTGAAGGGCGTGAACGACACGGACGAGGATGCGCGCCGTCTGGTCAAGCTGATCGCGGGCATCCCGGCCAAGATCAACCTGATCCCGTTCAACGAATGGCCGGGCAGCGCCTACCAGCGCTCGGACTGGGACCGGATTCAGGCTTTTGCCAATATCATCTATCACGCGGGCTATGCCTCCCCCATCCGCAAACCGCGGGGCGAGGATATCATGGCGGCCTGCGGACAATTGAAATCCGCAACCGAACGCGCACGCAAATCCCGCGCCGAAATCGCGGCCGACGCGGGCGTCTGA
- a CDS encoding DUF2945 domain-containing protein translates to MSKFQKGTTVTWKWGQGKAEGKVEEVFTRRVKRKIKGKDITRKGTKSRPAYLVKQSDGDKALKLESELSKG, encoded by the coding sequence ATGTCGAAATTCCAGAAAGGCACCACGGTCACGTGGAAATGGGGCCAGGGCAAGGCCGAAGGCAAGGTGGAGGAGGTCTTCACCCGCCGCGTCAAGCGCAAGATCAAGGGCAAGGACATCACCCGCAAGGGGACGAAGTCCCGCCCCGCCTATCTTGTGAAGCAATCCGACGGGGACAAGGCGCTGAAGCTGGAAAGCGAACTGTCCAAGGGTTAA
- a CDS encoding LOG family protein, with translation MTDDTRAQPLRDSSKDKRTADRVPDTPQSRSPAYRLAFADMDFLTKPELRPVRLQLELLKFEMILDEEKVDSTIVLFGGARIPAPEHKDRARTAKLAELSHFYDEARIFAAKVTERSMAAGGREEVICTGGGPGVMEAGNRGAVEAGGRSIGLNIVLPFEQAPNEYVTPELSFNFHYFAIRKMHFLMRAKAICVFPGGFGTLDEMFEALTLIQTRRMEPIPFLLFGRAFWESIINWQALEEAGTISPADLKLFRFVETADEALAALDAWTVEPMGPAVR, from the coding sequence ATGACGGACGACACCCGCGCGCAGCCGCTGCGCGATTCCTCGAAGGACAAACGGACCGCCGACCGGGTGCCGGACACGCCGCAAAGCCGTTCACCCGCCTATCGTCTGGCCTTTGCGGACATGGATTTTCTGACCAAACCGGAACTTCGTCCCGTCCGCCTGCAACTGGAACTGCTGAAGTTCGAAATGATCCTGGACGAGGAGAAGGTCGATTCGACCATCGTCCTGTTCGGCGGCGCGCGCATTCCCGCCCCCGAGCACAAAGATCGCGCGCGGACGGCCAAACTGGCCGAACTGTCCCATTTCTATGACGAGGCGCGGATCTTCGCGGCCAAGGTCACCGAACGGTCGATGGCGGCGGGCGGGCGCGAGGAGGTCATCTGCACCGGCGGCGGTCCCGGCGTGATGGAGGCGGGCAACCGGGGCGCGGTGGAGGCGGGCGGTCGGTCCATCGGTCTGAACATCGTCCTGCCCTTCGAACAGGCGCCGAACGAATATGTGACGCCGGAACTCAGCTTCAACTTCCACTATTTCGCCATCCGCAAGATGCACTTCCTGATGCGGGCCAAGGCGATCTGCGTCTTCCCCGGCGGCTTCGGCACGCTGGACGAGATGTTCGAGGCGCTGACCCTGATCCAGACCCGGCGGATGGAGCCGATCCCCTTCCTGCTGTTCGGCCGCGCGTTCTGGGAAAGCATCATCAACTGGCAGGCGCTGGAGGAGGCGGGGACCATTTCCCCCGCCGACCTGAAGCTGTTCCGCTTTGTGGAAACCGCCGACGAGGCGCTGGCCGCCCTGGATGCCTGGACGGTGGAGCCGATGGGCCCGGCGGTCCGTTAA
- the dapD gene encoding 2,3,4,5-tetrahydropyridine-2,6-dicarboxylate N-succinyltransferase, giving the protein MSNAALETAINAAWDARDTITPATTGAARDAVEATLSALDSGTLRVAEKVDGAWTVNQWAKKAVLLGFRLKDMEMQSGGPQGGGWWDKVDSKFAGWDEARWRAAGFRAVPNAVVRRSAFIAKGAVLMPSFVNLGAYVGEGTMVDTWATVGSCAQIGANVHLSGGVGIGGVLEPLQADPTIIEDNCFIGARSEVVEGVIVREGSVLGMGVYIGQSTKILDRDTGEVMYGEVPAGSVVVSGTMPSKNGVNLYCAVIVKKVDAKTRSKTSINELLRD; this is encoded by the coding sequence ATGTCGAACGCCGCCTTGGAAACCGCGATCAACGCCGCGTGGGACGCACGCGACACCATCACCCCCGCCACCACGGGCGCGGCCCGCGACGCGGTGGAGGCGACTTTGTCGGCGCTGGACAGCGGCACCCTGCGCGTGGCCGAAAAGGTGGACGGCGCGTGGACGGTCAATCAATGGGCCAAGAAGGCCGTTCTGCTGGGCTTCCGCCTGAAGGACATGGAGATGCAGTCGGGTGGCCCGCAGGGCGGCGGCTGGTGGGACAAGGTGGACAGCAAGTTCGCAGGCTGGGACGAGGCGCGCTGGCGTGCGGCCGGGTTCCGCGCCGTGCCGAACGCCGTGGTCCGCCGGTCGGCCTTCATCGCCAAGGGCGCGGTCCTGATGCCCAGCTTCGTCAACTTGGGCGCCTATGTCGGTGAAGGCACGATGGTGGACACCTGGGCCACCGTCGGATCCTGCGCGCAGATCGGCGCGAACGTGCATCTGTCGGGCGGTGTCGGCATCGGCGGCGTGTTGGAGCCGCTTCAGGCCGACCCGACCATCATCGAGGACAACTGCTTCATCGGCGCGCGGTCCGAGGTGGTGGAGGGCGTGATCGTCCGTGAAGGTTCGGTTCTGGGCATGGGCGTCTATATCGGCCAATCGACCAAGATCCTGGACCGCGACACGGGCGAGGTCATGTATGGCGAAGTGCCCGCAGGGTCGGTCGTGGTCTCGGGTACGATGCCATCGAAGAACGGCGTGAACCTTTACTGCGCGGTGATCGTGAAGAAGGTGGATGCCAAGACCCGCTCCAAGACCTCGATCAACGAACTTTTGCGCGACTGA
- a CDS encoding GlsB/YeaQ/YmgE family stress response membrane protein encodes MEGLGWIGAIIVGAIAGWIAEKLMKSDHGLLMNIILGILGAVLMNFLLVAIVGWTAGGVLGQLLVGVIGACILIWLGRVLRRKG; translated from the coding sequence ATGGAAGGTTTGGGTTGGATCGGGGCGATCATCGTCGGTGCCATTGCCGGTTGGATCGCGGAAAAGCTGATGAAGTCCGATCATGGGCTTTTGATGAACATCATTCTGGGTATCCTCGGCGCGGTGCTGATGAACTTCCTGCTGGTGGCCATCGTCGGCTGGACCGCAGGCGGCGTTCTGGGCCAGTTGCTGGTGGGTGTGATCGGGGCGTGCATCCTGATCTGGCTGGGCCGCGTGCTGCGCCGCAAGGGCTGA
- the dapE gene encoding succinyl-diaminopimelate desuccinylase, with the protein MTDPVQLTADLVRCPSVTPNEGGALVLMERVLSEAGFTCTRVDRGGISNLYARWGRKGANRTFGFNGHVDVVPMGDPGAWSQDPFGGVIEGDWLYGRGATDMKSGVAAFAAAAMDFVQATPPDGAVVLTLTGDEEANADHGTTAILDWMRDAGEMMSVCLVGEPTSVEEMGDMMKIGRRGSVTIGITAHGVQGHAAYPHRAKNPVTALARLIARLDATPLDQGTDHFDPSTLAVVTFDTGNPASNVIPAEARATVNIRFNDGWDGPRLVDHLTRAAAQVEGETGVAFTLTHKVNGDSFVTPPGDLTALVGGAVQAVTGREPSPSTSGGTSDARFVKDHCPVVEFGLVGHRMHGVDERVRVSDIVTLKTIYTRILTDYFA; encoded by the coding sequence ATGACCGATCCCGTCCAACTGACCGCCGATCTGGTCCGCTGCCCCTCCGTCACCCCGAACGAAGGTGGCGCGCTGGTCCTGATGGAACGCGTGCTGTCGGAGGCGGGGTTCACCTGCACCCGCGTGGATCGGGGCGGCATCTCCAACCTTTACGCCCGCTGGGGCCGCAAGGGCGCGAACCGGACCTTCGGCTTCAACGGCCATGTCGACGTGGTGCCCATGGGCGATCCCGGTGCCTGGTCGCAGGATCCGTTCGGCGGGGTGATCGAAGGGGACTGGCTTTACGGGCGCGGCGCGACCGACATGAAATCGGGGGTTGCGGCCTTTGCCGCCGCCGCGATGGATTTCGTGCAGGCCACCCCCCCCGATGGCGCCGTCGTCCTGACCCTGACGGGGGATGAGGAGGCGAACGCCGATCACGGCACCACCGCCATCCTCGACTGGATGCGCGACGCGGGCGAAATGATGAGCGTCTGTCTGGTGGGCGAACCGACCTCGGTCGAGGAGATGGGCGACATGATGAAGATCGGGCGGCGCGGCTCGGTCACCATCGGCATCACGGCGCATGGGGTGCAGGGCCACGCCGCCTATCCCCACCGCGCCAAGAACCCCGTGACCGCGCTGGCCCGCCTGATCGCGCGGTTGGACGCCACGCCGCTGGATCAGGGAACGGACCATTTCGACCCCTCCACCCTGGCCGTCGTCACCTTCGACACCGGCAATCCCGCCAGCAACGTCATCCCGGCCGAGGCGCGGGCCACGGTCAACATCCGCTTCAACGACGGATGGGACGGCCCGCGTCTGGTGGACCACCTGACCCGCGCGGCGGCGCAGGTGGAGGGCGAGACCGGGGTGGCCTTCACCCTGACCCACAAGGTCAACGGCGACAGTTTCGTCACGCCCCCCGGCGATCTGACGGCGCTGGTCGGCGGCGCGGTGCAGGCGGTCACGGGGCGCGAACCCTCCCCCTCCACCTCGGGCGGCACGTCGGACGCGCGCTTTGTCAAGGATCACTGCCCGGTGGTGGAATTCGGGCTGGTCGGCCACCGGATGCACGGCGTGGACGAACGGGTGCGCGTGTCCGACATCGTCACGCTCAAGACGATCTACACCCGCATCCTGACCGATTACTTCGCCTAG
- a CDS encoding NYN domain-containing protein, which yields MPDTRAPRLCVLIDADNVPAHYATAIFEEVASLGEASVRRIYGDWSALRLKNWAEKVAHLGLVADQQFSNTRGKNASDIGLVIAAMDFLHSGLFDGFVLVSSDSDFTRLAARIREQGLDVYGIGEKKTPEAFRMACKRFIYVENMTEAPEPAEAPEPAATPARAAKEPPANAIPLIAAAMRAIDPEGEWYSLGQIGQYITQANPDFDTRTYGAAKLSDLVRKVSRFEVRLGEGGQLLARDVA from the coding sequence ATGCCCGACACCCGCGCCCCGCGCCTGTGCGTCCTGATCGACGCCGACAACGTTCCCGCCCACTATGCCACCGCGATCTTCGAGGAGGTGGCCTCCCTGGGCGAGGCGTCGGTCCGCCGCATCTATGGCGACTGGTCGGCGCTGCGGCTGAAGAACTGGGCCGAGAAGGTGGCCCATCTGGGGCTGGTGGCCGATCAGCAGTTTTCCAACACGCGCGGCAAGAACGCCTCCGATATCGGGCTGGTCATCGCGGCGATGGATTTCCTGCATTCGGGCCTGTTCGACGGCTTCGTGCTGGTCAGTTCGGACAGCGATTTCACCCGTCTGGCCGCGCGCATCCGCGAACAGGGGCTGGACGTCTATGGCATCGGCGAAAAGAAGACGCCCGAGGCGTTCCGCATGGCCTGCAAGCGCTTCATCTATGTCGAGAACATGACCGAGGCCCCCGAACCGGCCGAGGCGCCCGAGCCCGCGGCCACCCCCGCGCGCGCCGCAAAGGAACCGCCCGCCAACGCCATTCCCCTGATCGCCGCCGCCATGCGCGCCATCGACCCGGAGGGGGAATGGTATTCGCTGGGCCAGATCGGCCAGTACATCACGCAGGCCAATCCCGATTTCGACACCCGCACCTATGGCGCGGCCAAGCTGTCGGATCTGGTGCGCAAGGTCAGCCGGTTCGAGGTGCGGTTGGGCGAAGGCGGGCAGCTTCTGGCCCGCGATGTCGCCTAG
- a CDS encoding I78 family peptidase inhibitor — translation MKYFTLALAGLALTACTTTTATVVTPMCDAAPYQSLVGQKTSALNGMPMPFTSRIIRPNQPVTMDYNENRINFETDRNDTITAVRCG, via the coding sequence ATGAAATATTTCACTCTCGCCCTGGCCGGTCTGGCCCTGACCGCCTGCACCACCACGACCGCGACCGTGGTGACGCCCATGTGCGACGCCGCCCCCTATCAATCGCTGGTGGGGCAGAAGACATCGGCCCTGAACGGGATGCCCATGCCCTTCACCAGCCGGATCATCCGTCCGAACCAGCCGGTGACGATGGATTACAACGAAAACCGCATCAACTTCGAAACGGACCGCAACGACACGATCACCGCGGTCCGCTGCGGTTAA